GGTGTTGAGGTGGGTTAGCAGGCCGCCGGTTTGCGGTCTGGTTTTCAACCGGGATTGCAGCTCCATCAGCGGGACACGATTGTCCAGCTTGAGCGGGATATCGATGTCCGGTCGAAGCACCTTGATGAAGCGGAGGGCGTTTTTGAAATCTGCTTCAAACTGTTTGTCCTTATAAAAAGTTTGAATGAAATCCCAGTCGAGCGGCCTGGTTGATTTGTCGAGGATCTCAATGGCATCGACAACCCAGCGGATGGGTTCGTTGGGGTTGGGGCTTAGGCCGTGTTTGAAGCAATGGATAAAGTTGACTTCATCACAGGGGATACACATGCGGTAGCCGCGATAGTCAAAGTGCTGGGTGTTTTCCCAGACGCCGGGTATGTCCTTTTTGACATAGCCGTTCATCACTCTCCAGTGCAGGTCGAACTCGAATCCCTCGTCATCGACAAAGGGGCGTGAACGGCTCATGTGCCAGTAGGAGGCATTGAGGTCGAAGGGCTGCTTGAAGCCGCTTGCTAATACAATTTGTTTGGCTTCGTGGTAGGCCTCAAAAGGGACGGTGATATCAAAGTCGGCCATGTAGCGCAGACCCATGTCCTGATAATAACCGAGTGCGAGTGCACTGCCCTTGATGAACATGACCGGGATGCCGGCCTGCTCCAGACTTTCGACTGCATGTCGCAGGCGATGAAAGTAGAGATTGTTACGATATAGTGTGTAGCGATAAACACTTTTGTAGCGTGCCAGGTCGGGATCACTGGGATCGTCGGCGGAGAGTCTTCGGTAAAGTAAGGGAAAAAGCCGGGACATGCCAAGCGGCGCCGCATCGATATCCCTTTCCTCGCGCCAAACCTGCAAGGCCTCCTGGTTGTCCTTCTGGCAGATGGCCTTGAGGAGTTCCCAGTGAAGACCGGAAGGCCAGTAGCCGTAGGGGTTTTCCCAGGAGGCGGGAGCATTCGGGTTTACAATCGGTTGCATGTTGTTTTGCTGCGTTGTTTCAGCCACAAAAAGGCACAAGAATTCACAAGAAAACTATCAGGACGGATTGTTGGTTCTTGTGTTTTTTCGTGTCTCTTCGTGGCCATGTATTTTAATGATTAGGACTTTAACTTGCGCTGGCGCGTTGTTTTCTTCGCTTGATTGAGTTGAGCATGACCTTGGCCAGTTGACCGTTTTGATTGGAGAGAACGCGGCCCATGTTGGTCTGGTGGATGCGTCGGCGGGTAAGGACCTCGGGGATCATGATTTCGGCGACATGGTTTTCCCTGCTTCTGGCGTACCAGTCGACGAAGTCGCCTATCGTCAGCTCCGGGTCAAAGAGGCCGACCTTTTCGAAAACCTTTTTATGAAGCAACAGGGTGCCCTTGAAGATCCCTTTCATGATTCGATGTTTCTCGTTCAAGGGTAATTGCTGATCCGGGCTCAGGTCGGGCGACATGAATTGTTCGATCTGGGTGAAGACCATGGTGTTTTCCTGGTCCACGGAAGGAGCCTGGAGCTGCGTCCATTGCTGGCGGAGTTTGTCCTCCAGCCAGAGGTCATCTGCATCGAGGAAGGCAATCCAGGGTTGGCCTGCATTGGCGATGCCGGTGTTGAGTGTATTGCTCAGGCCTAGGTTGGTCGGATGGGTGATGACTGTGACCTCGGTGTAGCTGCTTGCGATCTGGTTGGTTTGATCGGTGGAGCCATCATCGACCACGAGGATCTCTGAAGGCCTGGTCGTTTGCGCAAGAATGCTTTCGATCGTTTCCTGCAGATATTTTTCCGCCTGATGCGCAGGGATGATTACGGTGATGGGGAGCGCTTTCATAGCTGCGATGCTTTGGCTTGTTCCTTCTTTCGCTTCACCGATTCGAAGAGTGCCCCGAATATATTTTCTTTGAAAGATTGTGCGTGCCTGGTCAGATTGTCGCTATGGAACCGCCGGTAGAGCAGGCGTTCCGGACAGATTTGGTTTTTGATGCCAAGGTCGTTAGCCCGGGCAAACCAGTCCACGTCGGTAAAGACTTTTGCTTTCTCATTGAATGGTCCAATTGTATCAAATGTAGATTTGTTGCCAAGAATGGCACTCGGGTAGAAGGCACCATGCTTTTCGGTTTTTTCCTTTTCCGTTGCCCATTGGAGATCCTCCGCGCCAGCTTCGTGAATCAGGTTGACCCGGCAGAGGACGTAACCGAGTGAGCTGTCTGCAAGGAGTGCGTCGACCTGTGTTTGCAGCTTATCCTTATGCCAGTAGTCATCATGATCGAGGAAGGCGATCATATCGCCCCGGGCTTCGGCGATTCCGCGATTGCGGGCGGCGGCTTCGCCCTGGTTTTCCTGATTGATGATTCGTACTTCAGAGTAGGTTTTTGCAATGTCGGGTCCGCTGTCGGTTGAGCCGTCGTTGATGACGAGGATCTCGATATTCGGGTAGCTTTGGGCAATGATGCTGTCGATGGCTTCCCGGATGAAAGCTTCGCCGTTGTAGAGCGCAATGATGCAACTGATCAGCGGAGCTTGTTTTGTGCTTTGTGGTGTTTGGGACATTATAGCTTGAGCAAAAACTGGTTCAGGCAATCGGCATTCCTCTGAAGATCAGTGCTGAGGTGAAAGCGGTAACAAGGCAGCCGTTTGACCAGCTGGGTGATTTTCTTTAAAGCGGCCGGCCGGTTGCATGGGATTTGAAACAGGCAACTGGGAGCCAGTGCGGTCAGGAGCTCGCCGGTTGTCATCGGACTGAAGTGCGGCTGGTCGGAATGATCGACGCTTGGCAGCAGCAGGGTGCGGACGGGGAGTTTGTCCACCAGTTGGTCGGCGTAGTTTTCGTCAAGGTAGGTCAGCCGCCTTGAGTTTTCCTCAATGTTGAGTGGAAACGTTTGGCCGTCATTGATGTTCAGTTGTTCGAAGGTGGATGACCGTGCCTTGGCTGAGCAAAACAGCGAGTAGACCTCGATCGGATCGCCTGCATTGACGAGGACATAATCTTCGCCGAGGAACTGCATGCCTGAGGCAAGTGCGGACAATGAAGTGGTTGACTTGCCCGAGCCGGACTTGCCGACGAGGAGGGCGGCGCCGTTTTGATTTCCCACTGCGGCGGCATGCAGCATGATCGCGTCGGTTGTTTCACTGCCCCACATCACGGGATAGCGCAGCGGGAAGCTGAGTTCCCAATTGGGCAGTTCACGCACATCTCTTGTCCAGAAGAGGCAGTAGTTGCGGTTGCGATCGTAGAGATAAAGGACGCGGCTGCCAAACTGCCAGACCGCTTTTTCGGCCTCGTTAAAGTATGCGGGAAAGATTCCCTGTAATCCGACCTCCTTCAGGTTGAAGGGCAGGGGTGGGAGCTGGTAGTCAGTCGTCGCCTCATCAAGGAAGTAAAGGTCGAGCGCCTTATCCGAAAGCGATGGATGCGCCGGAAGGTGCTTCCAGGCCCGTGACAAGTATTGATAAAGCGTCTCCGAACCAAAGTGAGCCTTTATGGGATGGATGCTATCACCAAAATGGATGCCTCGCTCAATGAGTTCACTCTGTATTGAGTAGCTTCTTAAAGATTTCTTAATCTTCGCGAAAAAATCGCCGGCTTCTGTCTCGGATTCTTTTCGTGCAGGTCCGGGGATATCAGACTTTGTCTGCATGATCCGCCTTCTGGGGCCACCCTTGTTCATCCACTTCGTGGATGGGATCCAGCATCAGCAAATCTTTCATGTCTGAATAGCATTGGATCTCGAAGCTGTTTAAATTCTCGGGTAGTGGAATGGTTGTGCTGGATGGCTCTGTCACTGATGCAGAATCCCTGCCGACCAGAAGCTCTGATTCCAAAAGAGAAGTCACCATCGCCTCGACTTTGGGGCCAATGTTCGCGGATGACTCAGCGAAGGTAGCCTCTAGCTTTTGGGTGATATCGGATACAGAATAGCCGGCCACGAGAGCTTCCCACACGTAAAGGCCTGCTCCCTCAAGGCTGTAATAAGCCCCATTATTAAGATCGATAACGACGGCTTCGCCGTCAATTGCTTCACTTACGATTTCGGATGATCGTTTCTGATAATACTCGAACAACATTTGCCAACCCTCAGAAATAATTAAAAGCGCCTGCTTATAGTGAGGTCAGGATGCTAAACAAGTCTATTCTGGATTTTGATGGAAGTGGATGCTTGAGGATTAGTTTTTCTTAATATTCAGGACCATTTTCATCTCATTGCCATGCATTTACTCTCTCGCCAAGAGGCGAAGATGCAAAGGGTTCTTACTCGGGAAATCCAGGTCACAAAGAACACAAAGCAAGCTCGAAGAGCACAAAGATCTTTAGCTACAGAAATCACAAAAAGACACAGAAGGAGCTTGAGCCCCGACCACCAATGCGGACATTCATCTGCAGATCCCATAGATGAGCGCAGATTGGGTTCTTCATGTATTGGCGAAATGATAATATGCCTGATTGGGATAATGAGGGTAGGGCGCCGTCTCCAGACAAGCCGAGCGTCACGTAAAGATTTACGCCACAGTTGCGGCTTGTCTGGAGACGGCGCCCTACCTTAGGCTGTTATGCGTCAGCCCTTAGGATTTGCTGATGCCTCAGGAGATTGCTGGTCTTTGCGTTCTTGGTGCGCGCTTTATGTTCTTTGTGACCTGGATTTCCCGAGTAAGAACCCTTTGCGTCTTGGCGTGAGGCAAATACGTATGGTTTGATGCAGATGAGAATTGATATCTTCAGCTTTCACCACTTTGGGTGACATTCAACATATCCAGATTGCGGAAGATGCGGAGGCGGTAGGCGCCTTTCTGGTTGTTCTCCATATAAAACACGCTGAGGTAGGGGCGGGTTTCTGAAATGCGAGCGACTGTGCTGTAGGCGGGTTTCCATTCTTCGTCGAAGATGGAGATCTGAACGGGCAGGGCCTGGTTCTCGCTTTTCTTTGGATCAAAGACGGTGATTTCCCCGGGCTTCAGAGTGCTTTCGGTGCCACGGATACGGGCGGC
The Rubellicoccus peritrichatus DNA segment above includes these coding regions:
- a CDS encoding nucleotidyltransferase family protein, coding for MCLFVAETTQQNNMQPIVNPNAPASWENPYGYWPSGLHWELLKAICQKDNQEALQVWREERDIDAAPLGMSRLFPLLYRRLSADDPSDPDLARYKSVYRYTLYRNNLYFHRLRHAVESLEQAGIPVMFIKGSALALGYYQDMGLRYMADFDITVPFEAYHEAKQIVLASGFKQPFDLNASYWHMSRSRPFVDDEGFEFDLHWRVMNGYVKKDIPGVWENTQHFDYRGYRMCIPCDEVNFIHCFKHGLSPNPNEPIRWVVDAIEILDKSTRPLDWDFIQTFYKDKQFEADFKNALRFIKVLRPDIDIPLKLDNRVPLMELQSRLKTRPQTGGLLTHLNTRWQHLQSEGELENPVKKLWYSRYCLHNYYNVENDLRLTKAVSRAMLRRLKRKLVKPA
- a CDS encoding glycosyltransferase family A protein, whose amino-acid sequence is MKALPITVIIPAHQAEKYLQETIESILAQTTRPSEILVVDDGSTDQTNQIASSYTEVTVITHPTNLGLSNTLNTGIANAGQPWIAFLDADDLWLEDKLRQQWTQLQAPSVDQENTMVFTQIEQFMSPDLSPDQQLPLNEKHRIMKGIFKGTLLLHKKVFEKVGLFDPELTIGDFVDWYARSRENHVAEIMIPEVLTRRRIHQTNMGRVLSNQNGQLAKVMLNSIKRRKQRASAS
- a CDS encoding glycosyltransferase family A protein — protein: MSQTPQSTKQAPLISCIIALYNGEAFIREAIDSIIAQSYPNIEILVINDGSTDSGPDIAKTYSEVRIINQENQGEAAARNRGIAEARGDMIAFLDHDDYWHKDKLQTQVDALLADSSLGYVLCRVNLIHEAGAEDLQWATEKEKTEKHGAFYPSAILGNKSTFDTIGPFNEKAKVFTDVDWFARANDLGIKNQICPERLLYRRFHSDNLTRHAQSFKENIFGALFESVKRKKEQAKASQL
- a CDS encoding PqqD family protein, coding for MLFEYYQKRSSEIVSEAIDGEAVVIDLNNGAYYSLEGAGLYVWEALVAGYSVSDITQKLEATFAESSANIGPKVEAMVTSLLESELLVGRDSASVTEPSSTTIPLPENLNSFEIQCYSDMKDLLMLDPIHEVDEQGWPQKADHADKV